A window of Nicotiana sylvestris chromosome 8, ASM39365v2, whole genome shotgun sequence genomic DNA:
GAAACCAACTGCTTATACTTAATTGTTCTAATTTTATTAAAACGTTCTTTTGTAATACTACTAATCCACTGTTTGGATCTTCGCCTATGATTAAGCTATGTattttatttgtaaaattataaGGATTTGGTCCCATTGCTATTAAGGTTTGAAAGTCTTGTGGAAATTCTAACTTATAGGCTTCCCATAAGCTCTTTGTTGATTCTCCGAAAAAAGTCTCCATATATTTATACATTTTTTCTGCGTCTGTGTCATTATAAGTTTTTATAAAGTCTGCCACTACTATTCTTTTCCATAGGTCTATTACTAAGTTCCACATTTGTGGATCATGAGTTGCTAtatttagtattttacctttactTCCGCCCTCCTGTAACCTTATAGGTTCTTCTATAGACATCCTTTTTCCTGATGgttttacattttctatttttgtctCTTGGTCTACTCTATATACTCTTCTTCTAGGTACATTTCCAGTGTTATTATCTATTGTACTTTGATGAGTTATTCTCTAAAATGAGCTTGGACTAGAACTAGTTGATTTCATTAATTCTTTTAGACTTATTAGAGATTCTGTTTCTGCTTCTTCataactatcttttattttttcaaaaatttgatcaaatttatCCGATTTTTTCTGTGAAATATTTTCTTTACAAATTTGATCAAATTTGATATTTTCCAGTGTTATTATCTGTCAAATTTGATTGTTTCTGTGATTTGCTATATATTCTTAATTCGCATTTCTTAAAGTGTTCTTCTACTTCGCCTAAGATTAATCTTCCAAGTTTATATCCTTTACATTGGAAagtcttatttttattttctttaactaatCTCCTTGCTTTTTCTAAGGCCATGTCTACTTCAAATTCATCTTGTATCATTTCAACATTCATAAATTTAGTATCGTTATCTTCTACCGTACTTTCGGTTccatcatctatttctttatggaAATCACTCTTTCATGAGTGATAAACAACTAGAACTAGATCAAGTATATGAAGAAGCATTAAAATTCACAGAAAGAATTCAGCCCAATCCAGAAGGATTGACCAGTTATACTCCTGGAGGGAAAGCagatcaaacaataataaaacagAATAATACTATAATAGTACTattgttagaaattaataaaaaattagaTAATAGAGAGAGTCCTATGAAAATAGCTCAAATGTAACCCACCATCATTTTAAGGTACATTTGCGATCAAGACCCATCAATCCTGGGACCCAAGAGTGAAACACGTGTCTCAAGGAAAACTCCTTTACACGTTCCACAAATAAAGACACGACTCGTGTTCAGGACAAAAGGACTTTGGGCGTAATTAAATTTAGCTGAAGGGTTTGCCAATTTAATTTCAATGTTACTCAACGACATGTATTATCAGAATGTGGAATCCATATACACTAGATGAGGATTGCCCGTGCAGAGCACTGGCCCAACATTGTAGATTTAAATCAACTATTATTCTTTAATGATGTTTTGGAGAATTTATTTGGGAATCCAACTGGAATGGTCAAAGAAGCTGTATGAAGTAACCAATATTTCATTACCCAACATGAAAGGACTAATCCGAATATTCATTATCCCAAATATGAAATATTCTAGGTTTATTATTCTCAAATTCTGTAGAGTTGTAATTATCACTAAACACCATCTGATGTAGTATCTATTGCAAATACCACAGACAACACTTGCATCTTGGCTATCATCATTCggccttttaaaaaaataaatgattCCTCATTCAATTATCAAGTTGTAAAGTTGAAATAGTTGGTGCACATATCATATGTCTAATACCTATCCTACTAACTTACATTACTATTCTTTTCCTTCAAAATTTAGGAGCTTGACCTTTCACGTAGCCTGCCGATCGAGTCACTTAGTTTCGACTACATAAACACAAGTCCTAAAACAATGTCTTATAAGCTTCTTTACGAAAGCTGGTCAAAAATCTTGATTTGGCCGATCATAAATTTTGGGATATCATCTGAATGTGCTCGTGGATCAATCTCAACACCACTTCCAAGCTGGCATTGATTTGTTCCTTATTTCTCGAGACCCTGTACATGAATGATTAttaaccaaaaataaaaataatttcataaacAAGTAGAAGTGTAGAACATAAACCTTTGTATCTAGTATATACATACATTAGTTAATTTTATGTGTCAAGGATATCGGAAGTAAATACCTTTAGAAGTGTATATGATCTTATTCTATAAGACATAAAACTGGTACAAAGTACAGACATAAAAACCCACCAGAAGAACTGAACAATAATATGGATGTGCTCTAGTATTTCTAGGGAGGAAAAAACGAGGGAGGGAGGAAAGATAAGTTGTACCTGCAGATGTAGCTACAGAACATGGgaaagaaataagataaaatGGTACACTAATACACAAACAATAAAAATATAAGCTCCGAAtagacaaaaaaaataataaatataaaggtaaaaGAAGGAAAGGAATTTTCTAAGCATTTACAAATATTACGGATGTTATGCGTGTCAAGGAAAAAAGTAAATGTAAGTAACAATAAAAATATATCTAGAGGACTCAAATTACAACTTGAAAAAGTAATAGCTTCAGTAATTGAGAAGGAAAACTATCAAAAGAGAGATGTGGTACTTATAAGGTAAGGTAGAGAAGGTTTCAGAGGATGATAACTTCAATAATTGAGATGGTATAAGAAAAACTATCAAGAGAGAAGTGGTATTCATAAGATGAGCTAGGTAAGTATTTTACTCACGGAAGTGATCCCACTAAGTTCAAGTTATAGCAGTACACATGCCAagttttattttactttttaatgATTTTGTATAGAGGAGAAAGAAGTATACATACATTATTCTAAACTCAATCACTGAAATAGCAAGTGGATATTTTTAGCCGAAAAAAGAATAGGGAGACCAATTAATGAGTTGACTCTAAGTCATATGAACTTCGTATTTAGGTCGTATTCAACTTTTGCGGGCAATAGGAAACTACCTTTTCTCTAAATGCttgaaaattttaagttgatTGTATTCTTCTCCGCCATATGTGGTTCTTGTAATCGAGAATAGCAAATCATTAGACATGTTGTTACAACTTGAACATCAACTAAAAAAGAAATTACAACAAGTAAATAGTCAATCCAATATAAAACAAAGTGCTAATGTAGTCATTCACGGCATTATCTCTTCCCAGATCTTTTTGCTATATTAAAAGAATAACAATCTTAACTCCATAAATAACTACTATGTATTTTTTCCGAAAATCATCAACTTGAATTACAACTTGTTGTAATAACCCAATGTCGCAACATGTTATACTTTCGCATAACTGGTAGTTCAATTATAACCAGTAGGATTTAAATGTATTGTCATAGACAAATGTCAATGAGTtaaccattttttttaaaaaagaaaagagagaacaaGGCATAAAACTATTTATTCTAATTTTTAATATCTTATGTGGGCATTGGTTATGTCCGCTGATAAGCTAAATTATAGTTGAAATATAACATGCACATCCTGCAAGTTCAAATATGTAGACACCGTACCACTGAATTCATAATTTTTGTTTGGTAAGAATGAGTACTCTGAGCTGTGAATTGAAAATAAAATACTCATATTATAATGCAGTATGAAGTTCTTAATTTAACAACAATCATGATAGGTAAGGTAATTGATCCATAATAACGTATTCTTGTTATTCACATGGCAACCACCGAATGAAGTGATAATAGGTTAAATCTAGGTAATTTGGCGATTGTTTATGCTCCCATttgattatattccaatatcataatatggttaattgatgaaaaataggctctaattgtgaattgtataccttgcaggatgaggagcctatGTGATGCCTTAAAAAGTTGTGATTAGAACCATTTTGGAGCAAGAAAGACCCCTCAGAGCTGAGTACGCTTGAAGACGAGGAAAAGAAGTGATGAAACACAGAACTGGACATGCGCGCCCAGGTGCGCGGCCACGCTCCTTTTAGCGAGTCCATGACAGAATCTCAGCCAACTAGCGCGGCCAGATGCGCGGCCAGGTGCGCGGTCGCGCTAGTCCAAAATCCGGGAAGAGTTATTTAGGGGCAGAATTGGAAATCTGGAGGAAAActcacttaacctatataaagtcaagctcgcccaaggaagttgaaggaaggttTTCAGAGTCTAGTGTaagaaatagagaggcaagaggcaaggaggagatttgaccatcaagttcttcttttcttctcttggtttttgctatttgtgatgaaattgaacctattcgtgatgaacactagtatgagtggctaaaacccattgttctagggtcatgggtgaaacatgaatgttgttgtttgaattttaatttgacaaagttggtttatcatattgggttgtttatttaattctgcttttaattattttgctgagtagctaacagtgaaatactatctacgaatctttagttgaactcgaaagtgggaaccttagattgcatatagaattaaatagagcaagttcttgaacccgggccTCGGGGAACGAATTAGCAATTGGGATAGATatatacccaattgccttgcttggttgaaatacaggaattgtaaatgcattcttattaatcttaattccatagacatataggcattgagttaacttgaataggcgagtaagaactcgacataTTCTTATAAGTAACattaaccctgtcaatcaacaatCCAGATAATTCGATTAGTCATTTTAAGGCAAGAACATAACACGATTGTTAACTAGCCTGTGACCCTAGAATATCCTCTCCTACTATTTGTTACTTGAAATTGTTATTTTTTTGGTTAACTGCTCTAGTTAGATTATTGCTTGGTAGTTTAGGTAGTAAAATAATTACATCTCTATTTTGTAAAAAGAACCTCTTGGATAGACAAAttaattgagtttgaattagtaaacagttaatcataagtcttcgtgggaacaatactctactcactactctattacttgacgatcacgtgcacttgcgtgagtgtttttggtcgcaacaagtttttggcgtcgttgtcgaggacttagaaattagctacttgactgagtTGAGCTTTTATTGTTTATTTATTCGTTTTAATTTTTAGTTCACTTTGTTTGTGCTAATACaggtttttttttcttaaatgcGAAGAAGTAGAAGCGCAAACAATCTCCTTCCTCTTGATCTCGAAATTGAACGAACACTTCACAGATTGAGGAGGGAGGTGGACGCTAGAACTAGAattgaaagagagttggacatcgtagttcaaccacagccaatTGAAATGGCAGGTAATGAGGAACGTGCGGTGATCGAAGTCGCAAGGCCCAGTCtggctaatatgactcaggctattgtgaagcctgatatcACTGGGCACTTTGAGCTAAAACAATACATGGTGCAGCTGATACAATCCACATGGCTATTTGTGGGCTTACCTCATGAAGACccgcagaggcacattcagaatttttTGGAAATTACGGACACTTACAATTATCCGAACGTTTCCAAGGATTATGTCAGGCTAACACTTTTAACCCTTTTCACTGATCGGGGAAGCTAAGGAGTGGTTGAATAAGGAGCCAGCGAATTCAATccgcacttgggatgatctggcaaggAAATTCTTGATCAAGTTTTTTCCCACTAAGAAAACAAATATATTGAGGAGTCAAATTCTTGGGTTCGAACAACGAGTTGGCGAGACACTTCGTCAAGCATGGGAAAGGTACAAGAAGATGCTCATAGACTGTCCTTATCATTGCCAGACGGACGAGGTATTGGGTCACACTTTTGTAGATGGGTTATATGATgcttcaaagatgaatcttgattcatcttgtggaggtagttgcatggccagACTGTACAGTGAAATCCAAATCTTGCTGAATAACTTCACTGCTAATGATAATAATTGGCAAGGTGAGGGTGATTCACGAAAAGAAGTTAAGCAAAAATCAGCTGGGTTACATGAGCTTGACGAAGTGTCAGCCATGAGAGTCGATATTGCAAAGCTGGTCAATCAGATGACTAGGATGAAAATGCAGCAGCCACAGACAATGTAACATGTACAACAAATGACTATTTGCTGCGAACTCTGTGGCGACAGTCATATGAGTGATATGTGCCCCACAAATCTAGAATCCATCTATTATGTGGGGCAACAGAATAGAGGTCCACCGAATCAGCATGCACAATATGGAAATTCCTACAatccaaattggaggaatcatcccaACTTCTCATGGGGTGGAAATCAGCAGAATCATAATCAGCATAGACCCCAAGGGAGTTTCAATCAGTTTCAGAGACCACCCCAACAAATGGAAGAAAGTACCAATGATTTGCTAAAGATGttgttgattgacaatcagcAACTCAGGACCGACTTCAGAAATCTTGAAAGGCAAATGGGGCAGTTAGCAACAAATCATAATACTAGACCTGCAGGCGCTCTTCCTAGTGATACAGAAAAGAACCCTCAAGTGAATGCAGTTACACTTAGAAACGGGAGGGAGCTAGAGGAAgttccaaagaaaaagaaagacaagcCCATACCTGAGGGAGAGTTGATCCCTAAAGTGATTCACGAGCCAAAGAATGCTACTGAAATCCTAGAACCATTGGAGGCcccaaggccaccaccacctttcccccagagattgcagaaaaagaatgatgataGCATGTTCAgaaaatttctctctatgttgagccaGGTTCAATTGAATATCCCACTTGTTGATGTGCTTCGTGAAATTCCAAAGTATgctaagtacataaaagatatagtggctcacaagagaAGATTAACTGAATTTGAGATAGTGCCACTTATtgaggagtgcacttcaagggtccaaaataagctccctcaaaagcttaaggatcctggcAGCTTCACGATTCCTGTGCGcattggtaatattgatgtgggtCGTGCTCTTTCTAATTTAGGGTGAGCATAAATCTAATGCCCCTATCTTTGTTCAAGCAATTGGGCCTGGGAGCTCCAAGGCCCACTACTGTGATGTTGCAGCTGGCTGATAGATCGATAGCACACCCTGAAGGGGTGATTTAAGATGTGTTGCTGCAGATTGGGAAATTCATCTTCCCTGCTGATTTCATTATCCTCGATTATGAGGCTGATGAActggttccaatcatatttgGGAGACCTCTCTTAGCTACTGGTGATGCAATTATCAAAGTGAGAGAGGGAAAGATGATTTTGAGGGTAGATGACAAGGAAGCAGTTTTTAATGTCTACAAAGCAATCCAACTTCCCCGCCACTATGAGGAGCTCTCAATGATATCTGTTGTTGAGGCTGATGAGCAGATTCATGATCCGAGTGTATATCTAGACGATTCTCTAGAGAAAGCACTTATGTTGCTTGATAGCCTGGGGACTGATAAGGAGGTTGAGGAGATTATGCACATCCTTGATACATCTTGTGCGTACATGCAAGGGAttcacccctttgagcctttgAATAGGCCAGATGGACCTCCTccaaagccatcaattgaggaaGCCCTAAAATTAGAGCTTAAACCTCTTCCACCTCACCTGTAATATGCTTATTTGGGTGACTCTGACACTTTACCCGTTATTGTTTCTTCTGACTTGTCTAAATTGCAGGAAGAAAAGCCGTTGAGAGTGCTACGTGAGAACAAGCGAGCACTTGGGTGGACGATGTCTGACATTAAGGTCATTAGTCCAGCCCTTTTCATGCacaaaatcctcatggaggacggACACAAGCCCAGTGTAGAGCAACAACGCCGACTCAATCCaatcatgaaagaggtggtaagaaaagaagtgattaagtggcttgatgcaggtattgtgTTTCCTATCTCagatagcaaatgggtaagccCCGTTCAATGTGTACCCAAGAAAAGGGGGGATGACTATAGTAGTTAATGAGAATAATGATTTAATCCCTACAAGaactgtcaccgggtggagaatttgcattgattatagaaaattgaacaaTGCCACCTGGAAGGACCACTTTCCCctcccctttattgaccaaatgcttgatagattagctggTCAGGAGTACTACTGCTTCttagatggttactcggggtataatAAGATTGCTATAGCCCTAGAGGACCAACAGAAGACCACATTTACGTGTCCCTATGCCACGTATGCGTTCAAGAGAATGCCTTTCGGTCTTTGTAATGCACCtgtgacttttcaaaggtgtatgatggccatttttactgacatggttgagaggtttgtggaagtgttcatggatgatttttctatgtttggatgttcttttgataacTGCTTGATGAACCTTGACAAAGtacttgctaggtgtgaagaaactAACTTGGAGCTAAACTGGGAAAAGGGCCATTTCATGGCACGTGAAGGTATAGTTTTGGGGCACAAGGTGTCCAAAGATGGTTTGCAGGTGGACAAGGCAAAGGTGGAAATGATTGAAAAATTGCCCCCACCAATATCTGTCaaaggcattcgcagtttcttggtCCATACAGGTTTTTATCGTTGTTTCATTAAATATTTCTCGAAAATTCCTCTTCCTTGTGCAGGTTGCTTGAGAAGGATGTCGCCTTCAAATTAGATGTTGCCTATCTGAAGGCATTCGAGGAGCTGAACGGAAGGTTGGTGACTGCACCAATCATAATTGCTCCAAATTGGGAGCAGCCATTTGAGTTGATGTGCGATGCGGGTGACTTGGCTATTAGAGCTATTTTGGGGCAAAGGAGAAATAAAATCTTCCACTCCATCTACTATGCAAGCAAAACTCTTAATCTAGCTCAGATGAACTACACAGTCACTGAAAAAGAGTTGTTTGCCATGGTGTGGGCATTTGACAAGTTCAGGTCATATCTAGTGGGGACCAAAGTCATCGTCTACACAGATCATTCAGCTATCAGATACTTGTTTGAGaagaaagatgccaagccaagACTGATTCGGTGGGTCCTCCTCTTGCAAGAGTTTGACTTAGAGATCCGAGATCGcaaaagaacaaagaatcaaGTGGTTGATCACTTGTCCAGATTAGAAAATAGGAACCATGTAGCTGAAGGGGgtgcaatcaaagaaacattccctgatGAGCAGTTATTGGCAATCACCTCAAGCACAGCCCCGTGGTATGCAGATTATGTGAACTTTATTGCAAGCGGGGTGACACCACCAGAATTGACACCCGATAATAGAAGAAGGTTCCTGCATGATGTGAGGCTTTACATGTGGGATGATCCATTCTTATACATGCTCTGTGTAAATCAGTTGGTGCGAAGATGtgttcctgaggaggagatgaatgccATACTTCATAACGGTCATGCCTCGCCATAcggaggtcatcatggtggatACAGGACTGCCCAGAAAGTGCTACAATCAGGTTTCTATTGGCCAAAATTGTTTAGGGATGCACACGCCTTTGTTAAAATGTGTGACAGTTGCCAAAGAACCGGAACGATCACAAAGAAGCACGAGATGCCGCTGCAAAACATTCTGGTAGTGGAGCTTTTTGATGTTTAGggaattgacttcatgggaccgtTTCCGTACTCCAATGGTCATAGGTACATCTTGGTGGCAgtcgattatgtgtctaagtgggtggaggccattgctctttccactaatgatgcaaaggtGGTAGTAAGCTTTGTTAAGAAGCACATCTTCACACGTTTTGGAACTCCCAGAGTGTTGATCAGTGATGGAGGAACGCATTTCTACAACAAACTGCTGAATAATGTTCTTGCAAAGTGCGGAGTCAAGCACAAAGTTTCCACTGCCTATCACCCCCAGAAGAGTGGTTAAGTGGAAGTGTCAAACAGAGAGGTAAAGCGGATTCTTGAGAAAACAGTGAGTGCAAATAGAAAAGACTGGGTAGGGAAGTTAGACGACGCATTGTGGGCATATCGAACTGCATACAAAACTCCCATGGTGCTTCTCCGTATAAGTTAGTTTATGGGAAGGCATGTCACTTTCCCGTCGAACTTGAACACAAGGCCTATTAGGCAATTAAAAAGCTGAATATGGATGGGGACATGGCTAGCGAGAAGAGGTTGCTGCAACTCaacgagcttgatgagtttcgTTTGTACGCATATGAAAATGCCAAATTGTATAAAGAGAAGACTAAGATGTGGCATGGCAAGCACATCCAACATCGAGAGTTCGAGCCAGGGCAAGAAGTTCTTTTGTTCAATTCAAGGTTGAAGCTTTTTCCAGGAAAGCTTAAATCTCGTTGGTTAGGCCCTTTTGTTGTGGTAAGTATGAAGCCTCATGGAGCTATGGAGTTGCAGGATATAAGTTTAACTAGTACTTTCTTGGTGAATGGTCAAAGGATAAAACATTACTGGTGTGGTGACTTTGCACGTCACAAGACCTCGGTGGACTTGACGGATGCTTGAGAACGTGTTAAgtcgtgccgcaacgttaaatcaggcgctagaTGGGAGGCAACCAATTGAATTATTGTAaccgtcgtgccacgacgttaaataagGCGCTAGTTGGGAAGCAACCCAACGATAGTAGTAGTGTTAATTTTGTGTTTTAGGAAGAGCTAACCAATGCAGGTGACAAATGGCAGGTGCTAAGGCCATCGAACGGGGTGAAAAGTTGAAGAAAAAATCGCCTAGGTGCGCGCCCGCGCTACTGGGCGCGCTAAACTGCAAAGTTTCTGCCTTGGCCGCACACCTGGTCATGCTGTTGAACGCGCATCTGGGCGCGCTAGTAGCTCTTGGGTTCTGTATTGGACGTGCTAAATCTAGCGCGCTCGCGCATCTGGGCGCGCTAGTTCCGTAAAAAATCCGGCATTTTTCAAGTGTATTTtaagtttttcatttttt
This region includes:
- the LOC138875935 gene encoding uncharacterized protein, with protein sequence MTICCELCGDSHMSDMCPTNLESIYYVGQQNRGPPNQHAQYGNSYNPNWRNHPNFSWGGNQQNHNQHRPQGSFNQFQRPPQQMEESTNDLLKMLLIDNQQLRTDFRNLERQMGQLATNHNTRPAGALPSDTEKNPQVNAVTLRNGRELEEVPKKKKDKPIPEGELIPKVIHEPKNATEILEPLEAPRPPPPFPQRLQKKNDDSMFRKFLSMLSQVQLNIPLVDVLREIPKYAKYIKDIVAHKRRLTEFEIVPLIEECTSRVQNKLPQKLKDPGSFTIPVRIGNIDIGKFIFPADFIILDYEADELVPIIFGRPLLATGDAIIKVREGKMILRVDDKEAVFNVYKAIQLPRHYEELSMISVVEADEQIHDPSVYLDDSLEKALMLLDSLGTDKEVEEIMHILDTSCAYMQGIHPFEPLNRPDGPPPKPSIEEALKLELKPLPPHLKKSR